The proteins below are encoded in one region of Belonocnema kinseyi isolate 2016_QV_RU_SX_M_011 chromosome 3, B_treatae_v1, whole genome shotgun sequence:
- the LOC117169258 gene encoding alpha-crystallin A chain-like isoform X1, which yields MAILPATIQPDRWADEGHDSLGRGPYFNNTIHNNHIHDNLLPPHIQFAPPHILQQYIQEKKIPKSEYKDQFHTSLDIQHFMPEEITVKVVNRFVVVEGEHSEKQDEHGWISRRFSRKYPVPEQYDLEEVQSNLSSDGVLTITIPRKYDPKHHREKPVKIEVTGKPVAREILEA from the exons atggcAATTCTGCCAGCAACAATACAGCCAGACCGGTGGGCAGATGAAGGTCATGATTCCCTAGGCCGAGGTCCATACTTCAATAATACGATTCACAATAATCATATTCACGACAATTTGTTGCCTCCCCACATCCAATTTGCCCCTCCACATATTCTGCAACAGtacattcaagaaaaaaaaattccaaaatctgAATATAAGGACCAGTTTCAT acaTCTCTGGACATTCAGCATTTCATGCCCGAAGAGATAACCGTAAAAGTTGTTAATAGATTTGTCGTGGTCGAAGGTGAACATTCAGAAAAACAAGACGAACATGGATGGATTTCCCGACGTTTCTCCAGAAAATATCCAGTTCCGGAACAGTACGACCTTGAAGAAGTCCAGTCTAACCTTTCATCGGACGGCGTTTTGACTATTACAATCCCCAGAAAGTACGATCCAAAGCATCATCGCGAGAAACCTGTCAAAATTGAGGTAACAGGAAAACCCGTGGCTCGCGAAATTTTAgaggcctaa
- the LOC117169258 gene encoding protein lethal(2)essential for life-like isoform X2 produces MSLVPLLFSDWWEDLERPHRLVDQNFGLGLHRDQLLAPELLEQYIAPRIERRSRNPSMIYLRPWGELLRKGEGGSSTVKADKDQFQTSLDIQHFMPEEITVKVVNRFVVVEGEHSEKQDEHGWISRRFSRKYPVPEQYDLEEVQSNLSSDGVLTITIPRKYDPKHHREKPVKIEVTGKPVAREILEA; encoded by the exons ATGTCTCTTGTTCCACTGTTGTTCTCTGACTGGTGGGAAGATCTGGAGCGACCACATCGCCTCGTCGATCAGAACTTTGGTCTCGGACTCCACCGGGATCAGCTTTTGGCCCCAGAACTTCTGGAGCAATACATTGCTCCCAGAATCGAAAGACGATCCAGGAATCCCTCGATGATCTACTTGAGACCCTGGGGAGAACTGCTCCGTAAAGGCGAGGGTGGTTCTTCGACTGTCAAGGCCGACAAAGATCAGTTCCAG acaTCTCTGGACATTCAGCATTTCATGCCCGAAGAGATAACCGTAAAAGTTGTTAATAGATTTGTCGTGGTCGAAGGTGAACATTCAGAAAAACAAGACGAACATGGATGGATTTCCCGACGTTTCTCCAGAAAATATCCAGTTCCGGAACAGTACGACCTTGAAGAAGTCCAGTCTAACCTTTCATCGGACGGCGTTTTGACTATTACAATCCCCAGAAAGTACGATCCAAAGCATCATCGCGAGAAACCTGTCAAAATTGAGGTAACAGGAAAACCCGTGGCTCGCGAAATTTTAgaggcctaa